A stretch of the Lactuca sativa cultivar Salinas chromosome 9, Lsat_Salinas_v11, whole genome shotgun sequence genome encodes the following:
- the LOC111902236 gene encoding abscisic acid 8'-hydroxylase 2 — translation MSLLPPPLLPFLPLVPFLLLLTIVCYFIHRRRGLPENDKRRLPPGSLGWPYIGETLSLYTQNPNNFFSKRQKRHGKIFKSHILGCPCVMTSSPEVAKTVLVTQSHLFKPTYPTSKEMMIGPEAVFFHQGSYHSHLKKLIRSSFLPSAIKGLVPKIESIVLDLLPVWEHSKVINTLHEMKKYSYQVAIISVFGKKLEVDEMEGVKHLYHCIEKGYNSMPLDLPGTPFNKAMKARKLLNEKLRKMIEMRRENGEHGGGLLGLLLGLKENDQLSDSQIADNIIGVIFAAHDTTASVLTWLLKYLHDNPHLLDAVKMEQEEIKCTRLETNRGITWDDTRRMPLTTRVLQETLRTASILSFTFREAVEDVEIDGYLIPRGWKVLPLFRAIHYSSDFFPNPNKFDPSRFEVAPRVNTYMPFGNGVHSCPGSELAKVETLILVHHLITSHRWDVIGDHNGIQYVPFPVPKQGLPIKIHRISEI, via the exons ATGTCTCTCCTTCCACCACCACTTCTCCCTTTCTTACCCCTTGTACCTTTCCTCCTTTTGTTGACGATCGTGTGTTATTTCATACATCGGCGCCGGGGCCTGCCGGAAAATGACAAGCGGCGGCTACCTCCTGGTTCATTGGGTTGGCCTTATATCGGCGAAACCCTCAGTCTCTACACACAGAATCCGAACAATTTCTTCTCTAAACGTCAAAAAAG GCATGGGAAGATTTTCAAGAGTCATATACTCGGATGCCCATGTGTGATGACATCAAGCCCTGAGGTAGCGAAAACCGTCTTGGTGACTCAATCTCATCTCTTTAAACCAACATACCCCACAAGCAAAGAGATGATGATAGGCCCTGAAGCTGTCTTCTTTCACCAAGGCTCCTACCATTCTCATCTCAAGAAACTCATCCGATCGTCATTTCTTCCTTCCGCCATCAAAGGTTTGGTTCCCAAGATCGAATCCATTGTCCTCGATCTTCTTCCTGTTTGGGAGCATTCCAAAGTTATCAACACTTTGCATGAGATGAAGAAG TATTCGTATCAAGTCGCTATAATTTCTGTGTTCGGAAAAAAGTTGGAGGTGGATGAGATGGAAGGAGTGAAGCATTTGTATCATTGTATCGAGAAAGGATACAATTCCATGCCTTTGGATCTCCCTGGAACTCCATTCAATAAAGCAATGAAG GCGAGGAAGCTTCTGAATGAGAAATTGAGGAAGATGATAGAAATGAGAAGAGAGAATGGGGAGCATGGTGGAGGATTGCTTGGGTTATTATTAGGATTAAAGGAAAATGATCAATTGAGTGATTCACAGATAGCAGATAATATAATTGGAGTCATATTTGCAGCTCATGATACAACTGCAAGTGTCCTAACATGGCTTCTCAAGTACTTGCATGATAATCCTCATCTCTTGGATGCTGTTAAG ATGGAACAAGAAGAAATCAAATGCACGAGACTCGAGACCAACCGTGGGATTACATGGGATGATACACGACGAATGCCATTAACTACGCGAGTGTTACAAGAGACACTGAGAACCGCAAGCATACTCTCGTTTACATTTCGAGAAGCGGTTGAAGACGTGGAAATAGATGGATATCTGATTCCACGCGGTTGGAAGGTTCTTCCTCTCTTTAGAGCCATTCATTACTCCTCCGACTTTTTCCCTAACCCCAACAAGTTTGATCCATCAAGATTCGAG GTAGCACCTCGGGTTAACACATACATGCCTTTTGGGAATGGAGTTCACTCATGTCCAGGGAGCGAGCTAGCTAAGGTTGAGACGCTCATCCTGGTCCACCACCTCATCACCTCCCACCGATGGGACGTGATCGGAGATCACAATGGTATACAATATGTCCCCTTTCCTGTGCCCAAACAAGGCTTGCCAATCAAAATCCACCGCATTAGTGAGATCTAA
- the LOC111902228 gene encoding ATP-dependent zinc metalloprotease FTSH 3, mitochondrial produces the protein MMFSRLGRSISRSSRSRNVLSGGNGGRSQILTDSSAYQSRDIRQADDNLGVLKRYLGSLAANNERYGSGLSSKVYLSDIKYVLANPRFQRFFSSEAPKKKNYENFFPKEKKETPKANNQKTESKEESSTEDDGGFFPKQFNFQIPIPLLVIGLLLFSSLSSFGPREQKQISFQEFKNKLLEPGLVDHIVISNKSVAKVYVRNSPRNQSTDGSIEGTSIDSPAKVNTSQYKYYFNIGSVESFEEKLEEAQEALGIDSHDYVPVTYASEMVWYQEIMRFAPTLLLLGSLWYMSRRMQGGLGVGGGGGKGARGIFNIGKAHINKVDKNAKNKVFFNDVAGCDEAKQEIMEFVHFLKNPKKYEELGAKIPKGALLVGPPGTGKTLLAKATAGESGVPFLSISGSDFMEMFVGVGPSRVRNLFQEARQCAPSIIFIDEIDAIGRARGRGGFGGSNDERESTLNQLLVEMDGFGTTAGVVVLAGTNRPDILDKALLRPGRFDRQISIDKPDIKGREQIFQIYLKKIKLDNEPSYFSQRLAALTPGFAGADIANVCNEAALIAARGEQTKVTLDHFEGAIDRIIGGLEKKNKVISKSERRTVAYHEAGHAVVGWFLEHAEPLLKVTIVPRGTAALGFAQYVPSENLLMTKEQLFDMTCMTLGGRAAEQVILGKISTGAQNDLEKVTKMTYAQVAVYGFSEKVGLLSFPQREDGMEMSKPYSSKTGAIIDTEVREWVNKAYERTVSLVEEHKEKLSQIAELLLKKEVLHQDDLLKVLGERPFKATEMTNYDIFKLGFEKEDVKTGEVEEGSSSTAEDSGAPPPLEPEVVPA, from the exons ATGATGTTTTCAAGACTTGGTCGGTCAATCTCTCGATCGTCTCGTTCAAGG AATGTTTTGAGTGGTGGAAATGGCGGAAGATCACAGATTTTGACCGATTCTTCAGCATATCAATCTCGAGATATCCGACAGGCAGATGATAACCTTGGGGTTTTGAAGCGTTATTTAGGTTCTCTAGCAGCTAACAATGAAAGATATGGTTCTGGGTTATCATCCAAGGTGTATCTATCGGATATAAAGTACGttcttgcaaaccctagatttcaaagaTTCTTCTCCAGCGAGGCTCCGAAGAAGAAGA ATTATGAGAACTTTTTCCCCAAGGAAAAGAAGGAAACTCCAAAGGCAAACAATCAGAAAACTGAATCTAAAG AGGAATCAAGCACAGAAGATGATGGGGGTTTCTTCCCAAAGCAGTTCAATTTCCAAATCCCTATCCCTTTACTAGTAATTGGGTTGTTGCTCTTTTCATCACTCTCTTCTTTTGGTCCTCGTGAACAGAAACAG ATAAGTTTCCAAGAGTTCAAGAATAAGCTTCTGGAGCCAGGGTTGGTGGACCATATAGTCATTTCCAACAAATCAGTTGCAAAAGTATATGTCAGAAACTCACCACGCAATCAATCAACCGATGGCTCTATTGAAGGAACATCAATCGATTCACCTGCAAAAGTGAACACAAGCCAATATAAATACTACTTCAATATCGGAAGTGTTGAATCTTTTGAGGAAAAACTAGAAGAAGCCCAAGAAGCACTTGGGATAGATTCTCATGATTATGTTCCTGTCACATACGCATCCGAAATGGTTTGGTATCAAGAAATCATGCGATTTGCACCCACACTCTTATTACTCGGATCCCTTTGGTACATGAGCAGAAGAATGCAAGGTGGTTTAGGtgttggaggtggtggtgggaaAGGTGCACGTGGAATATTCAACATTGGAAAAGCCCACATCAATAAAGTTGACAAGAATGCAAAAAACAAG GTCTTTTTCAATGATGTTGCTGGATGCGATGAAGCAAAACAAGAAATCATGGAGTTTGTGCATTTTCTCAAGAACCCAAAGAAATACGAAGAGTTAGGAGCTAAAATCCCGAAAGGTGCTCTGTTAGTGGGGCCACCTGGCACTGGCAAAACCCTTTTAGCAAAAGCAACAGCAGGAGAATCCGGTGTGCCTTTTCTTTCAATATCTGGATCTGATTTCATGGAAATGTTTGTGGGTGTGGGCCCATCTAGGGTTAGAAACTTGTTTCAAGAAGCAAGACAGTGTGCCCCGAGTATAATATTTATAGATGAAATCGATGCAATTGGTAGGGCAAGAGGACGTGGGGGTTTTGGGGGGTCTAATGATGAGAGAGAAAGTACACTCAATCAGCTTCTTGTTGAAATGGATGGATTTGGCACCACTGCTGGTGTGGTTGTTCTTGCTGGAACTAACAGACCTGATATTCTAGATAAAGCTCTGTTAAGACCTGGAAGATTTGATAGACAGATTAGTATAGATAAACCTGATATCAAAGGACGTGAACAGATCTtccaaatttatttgaaaaaaatcaaaCTTGATAATGAACCTTCATATTTCTCTCAAAGACTTGCTGCTTTAACTCCTGGATTTGCTGGAGCCGATATAGCAAATGTTTGCAATGAAGCAGCTTTGATTGCTGCAAGAGGTGAACAAACAAAGGTCACCCTGGACCATTTTGAAGGAGCCATTGATAGAATCATTGGTGGACTTGAGAAGAAGAACAAG GTAATAAGCAAGTCTGAACGCAGAACTGTAGCTTACCATGAAGCAGGGCATGCTGTTGTGGGGTGGTTTTTGGAACATGCAGAGCCTTTATTGAAAGTGACAATTGTCCCACGTGGCACAGCAGCTCTTGGTTTTGCTCAGTATGTTCCAAGTGAGAATCTTCTCATGACAAAAGAACAGCTTTTTGACATGACTTGCATGACACTTGGTGGCAGAGCTGCTGAACAG GTGATACTTGGAAAGATTTCAACTGGAGCACAAAACGACTTGGAGAAAGTGACAAAGATGACATATGCTCAAGTTGCGGTTTATGGGTTCAGTGAGAAAGTTGGTTTGCTGTCGTTTCCTCAAAGGGAAGATGGAATGGAAATGAGCAAGCCATACAGCAGCAAAACAGGGGCAATCATTGATACTGAAGTCAGGGAATGGGTGAACAAGGCGTATGAACGCACAGTCTCACTTGTGGAAGAACATAAAGAGAAACTTTCTCAGATTGCTGAGCTTTTGCTTAAAAAAGAAGTCCTTCATCAAGATGATTTGTTAAAGGTGTTGGGTGAACGCCCGTTTAAAGCAACCGAAATGACAAATTATGACATATTTAAGCTTGGATTTGAGAAGGAAGATGTGAAAACTGGAGAGGTGGAAGAGGGTAGTAGTAGTACTGCAGAAGACAGTGGGGCCCCACCACCCCTTGAGCCTGAGGTAGTCCCTGCATAA